In Ensifer canadensis, a genomic segment contains:
- a CDS encoding enoyl-CoA hydratase, whose amino-acid sequence MSYETLLVETRGRVGLVTLNRPQALNALNSTVMRELAAVLKAFDADNEIGAVVVTGSEKAFAAGADIKEMQTLDFVESYLGDFIGGWDQVAAARKPVIAAVSGYALGGGCELAMMCDFIIASETAKFGQPEITLGVIPGMGGSQRLTRAVGKAKAMDLVLTGRMMDATEAERAGLVSRVVAPEKLMEEALAAAEKIASFSLPAVMMAKEAVNRSLELTLAEGLRFERRLFHSLFATEDQKEGMAAFAAKRKPEFKHR is encoded by the coding sequence ATGAGTTACGAGACGCTGCTGGTCGAGACGCGCGGACGCGTGGGCCTGGTCACGCTCAATCGCCCGCAGGCGCTGAATGCGCTGAACTCGACCGTTATGCGCGAGCTTGCCGCGGTGCTGAAAGCGTTCGATGCCGATAACGAGATCGGCGCCGTTGTTGTCACCGGTTCGGAGAAGGCCTTTGCGGCCGGCGCCGACATCAAGGAGATGCAGACGCTGGACTTCGTCGAAAGCTATCTCGGCGATTTCATCGGCGGCTGGGATCAGGTGGCTGCTGCCCGCAAACCGGTCATTGCAGCCGTTTCCGGCTACGCGCTCGGCGGCGGGTGCGAACTGGCGATGATGTGTGACTTCATCATCGCTTCCGAGACGGCAAAGTTCGGCCAACCGGAAATTACCCTTGGCGTCATCCCCGGCATGGGCGGGTCGCAGCGCCTCACCCGTGCCGTCGGCAAGGCGAAGGCGATGGACCTCGTCCTCACCGGACGGATGATGGACGCGACCGAGGCGGAACGCGCAGGACTCGTTTCGCGTGTGGTGGCGCCGGAGAAATTGATGGAGGAAGCGCTGGCTGCGGCCGAGAAGATCGCATCGTTCTCGCTGCCGGCGGTGATGATGGCAAAAGAGGCCGTCAATCGCTCGCTGGAGCTCACGCTTGCCGAAGGCCTGCGGTTCGAACGGCGGCTTTTCCATTCGCTGTTTGCCACTGAAGACCAGAAGGAAGGCATGGCCGCCTTCGCAGCGAAGCGCAAGCCGGAGTTCAAACACAGGTAG
- the rpsT gene encoding 30S ribosomal protein S20, translating into MANTTSAKKATRKIARRTAVNKARRSRVRNFVRKVEEAIATGDQAVAAAALKAAQPELMRAAIKGVLHSNTASRKVSRLAQRVKALSA; encoded by the coding sequence ATGGCCAATACAACTTCGGCGAAAAAGGCGACCCGCAAGATCGCACGCCGCACTGCAGTGAACAAAGCCCGCCGTTCGCGCGTCCGTAACTTCGTCCGCAAGGTCGAAGAAGCGATCGCAACCGGCGATCAGGCGGTCGCAGCCGCAGCCCTGAAGGCCGCTCAGCCCGAGCTGATGCGCGCTGCCATCAAGGGCGTGCTGCATTCCAACACCGCTTCGCGCAAGGTTTCGCGCCTTGCACAGCGCGTGAAGGCACTTTCGGCCTAA